A window of Heliangelus exortis chromosome 15, bHelExo1.hap1, whole genome shotgun sequence genomic DNA:
CGTGGGCGACGTGGCCAAGGACCTGGCGCTGGACCTGACGGCGCTCGGAGAACGCGGCGTCCGCCTTGTGTCTGAAGGCAGGACCCAGTATTTCGGTCTGCAGGGGAAGACGGGACATTTGGTGACAGCGGAGAGGATAGACCGGGAGCAGCTGTGCCGGCTGGTGGAGAAATGCGTGCTGCGGTGTGAGCTGATAGTGGAGGGGGAAATGAAGGTTTATGGAATCGAAGTGGAAATCACTGATATTAACGATAACGCTCCCAGCTTCCGAGAGGAAGAAACGCGTGTGAGAATGAGCGAGTTGACAGCCCCAGGATGGCGTTTTCCATTGAACGAGGCTCACGACCCAGACGTGGGTCGTAATTCTCTGCAGAGCTACGAGCTGAGCGGCGACGAGCACTTCTCGCTGGCCGTGCAGACGGGCCCCGGCGGGGATCAGCGGCCCGAGCTGGTGCTGGCGAAGGCGCTGGACCGGGAGGAGGCGGCGTTTCACGAGCTGGTGCTGCGGGCGAGCGACGGCGGAGAGCCGGCACGGACGGGCACGGCGCGGATCCGCGTGGCGGTGCTGGACGCCAACGACAACGCGCCCGTGTTCAGCGCGGCGGAGTACACGGTGCGTGTGGCGGAGGACGTGCCCGTGGGCTCCGTCCTCGTCACCCTCACGGCCACCGACGCCGACGAGGGCGTGAACGGCCACATCAAATACACACTAAAGAAAGCATCCGCCAGTGCCTCGCAAATTTTCCATCTGAACTCCGAGACTGGAGCGATCACTGTGGGTCAGAGCGTCGACTTCGAGGAGGGACACTCCTACGAACTGGAGGTGCAGGCACGGGACGACGGGGACCTTTTCGACACGTCTAAAGTGTCCATCACCATAACGGACGTGAACGATAACGCGCCGGAATTGACGGTATCGTCGGCGCTGAGCGAGATCTCTGAGGATGCTTCTTCCGGGACAGTGGTTGCTCTTCTGCATGTGCAGGACCGGGACTCGGGAGCAAATGGTCAAGTGCGGTGCTCGCTGGAAGGCGGGGTCCCTTTCCGCCTGGTTAGGTCTCTTGAGAATTACTTCCGCGTGGAGACGTCTCGGGAGCTGGACCGGGAGAAGGTGTCGGAGTACAACGTGACGGTGCGGGCGGCCGACGGCGGGTCGCCGGCGCTGTGGAGCAGCGCGGTGCTGGCGCTGCGGGTGCTGGACGTGAACGACAACGCGCCGGTGTTCTCGGAGGAGCGGTACAGCGCGCGCGTGTCCGAGAACAACGCGGCGGGCGCGCTGGTGCTGCGGGTGCGGGCGTCGGACGCGGACTGGGGTGAGAACGCGCGCGTGCGGTACCGGCTGGTGGAGGGCCGGGTGCGGGGAGCAGCGCTGTCGTCGTACGTGTCGGTGCAGGCGGAGACGGGCGCGCTGTACGCGCTGCGCTCCTTCGACTACGAGGAGGTGCGCGAGGTGGGGCTGTGGGTGGTGGCGGAGGACGGCGGCGCGCCGGCGCTGAGCAGCAACGTGTCGGTGCGGCTGGAGATCGTGGACGAGAACGACAACGCGCCGCAGGTGCTCTACCCGCCGCCGGCCTCGGCGTCTTCGTCGCTGGGCTCGTTGTCGCCAGCGGGGTGGCCGGCGGTGGAGCTGGCGCCGCGGTGG
This region includes:
- the LOC139803086 gene encoding protocadherin gamma-A10-like translates to MAGRRWGRRERALLWGVLVAAWEAAWGQLRYSVPEEMPKGSFVGDVAKDLALDLTALGERGVRLVSEGRTQYFGLQGKTGHLVTAERIDREQLCRLVEKCVLRCELIVEGEMKVYGIEVEITDINDNAPSFREEETRVRMSELTAPGWRFPLNEAHDPDVGRNSLQSYELSGDEHFSLAVQTGPGGDQRPELVLAKALDREEAAFHELVLRASDGGEPARTGTARIRVAVLDANDNAPVFSAAEYTVRVAEDVPVGSVLVTLTATDADEGVNGHIKYTLKKASASASQIFHLNSETGAITVGQSVDFEEGHSYELEVQARDDGDLFDTSKVSITITDVNDNAPELTVSSALSEISEDASSGTVVALLHVQDRDSGANGQVRCSLEGGVPFRLVRSLENYFRVETSRELDREKVSEYNVTVRAADGGSPALWSSAVLALRVLDVNDNAPVFSEERYSARVSENNAAGALVLRVRASDADWGENARVRYRLVEGRVRGAALSSYVSVQAETGALYALRSFDYEEVREVGLWVVAEDGGAPALSSNVSVRLEIVDENDNAPQVLYPPPASASSSLGSLSPAGWPAVELAPRWSEPGSLVAKVVAVDADAGQNAWLSYEVWKATEPGLFRVGLHSGEVRTARFPLARDAARQSLVVVVKDHGRPALSATATLTLVLAESVAELVSELGSAASAAAAAAPGEAAGRLTRWLVVAVAAVSCLFLAFLLLLLTLRLRRWRRSQQLLAAGSGALRGVPASHFVGIDGVRAFLHSYSHEVSLTADSRKSHLRLSPGSCCDTLPARPPPDEPAPLLAEDPDGAPCPPDPTTPTPVSASDRPLLPSLS